From the Roseibium sp. HPY-6 genome, one window contains:
- a CDS encoding LysR substrate-binding domain-containing protein has product MKNLNRIHLSGLRAVEAVARLGSIKSAADELGVTVGAVSQQVQKTEAQLGVQLFERRNRLLLPTAHMLAMQSHLTSAMSSLSTAIATTERGREDALTISVAPVFAGKWLVWHLKAFNKAHPGIRVRVEATVDLVDPDTSDVDLCIRVGQGPYPGVNAEKLLNQRVFPVCSPALARHIKEPADIGKLPVIRDPGQLFSWKTWLDLFGLTENILQDGPTFSDGSLCLDAAIAGQGVFLAWETLAVYAVKSGQVIAPFPQRPATGLGYWLISGRTAPRTRAKQSFGDWLKKELQASIGRPKGADMVDA; this is encoded by the coding sequence ATGAAAAACCTGAACCGCATCCACCTGTCCGGATTACGCGCCGTCGAAGCGGTCGCCCGGCTCGGCTCGATCAAATCAGCTGCCGACGAACTCGGCGTGACAGTTGGCGCGGTCAGTCAGCAGGTTCAGAAAACCGAAGCCCAGTTGGGCGTCCAGCTGTTCGAACGCCGCAACCGCCTGCTTCTCCCGACGGCGCATATGCTCGCCATGCAGTCGCATCTGACCTCGGCCATGTCGTCGCTCTCGACCGCCATTGCGACCACGGAGCGCGGACGAGAAGACGCTCTGACGATCTCCGTTGCACCGGTCTTTGCCGGCAAATGGCTCGTCTGGCACCTGAAGGCCTTCAACAAGGCTCATCCGGGAATTCGCGTCCGCGTCGAAGCCACTGTGGATCTGGTTGATCCGGACACAAGCGATGTCGATCTCTGCATTCGTGTCGGTCAGGGCCCCTATCCCGGCGTGAATGCGGAAAAGCTGCTCAATCAGCGTGTCTTTCCAGTCTGCAGCCCGGCGCTGGCCAGGCACATCAAGGAGCCGGCCGATATCGGCAAGCTGCCGGTGATAAGAGATCCTGGACAATTGTTCTCCTGGAAAACTTGGCTGGATCTCTTCGGCCTTACTGAAAATATCCTGCAGGACGGTCCGACATTTTCCGACGGCTCGCTCTGTCTTGACGCCGCCATTGCGGGCCAGGGCGTTTTTCTCGCCTGGGAGACGCTTGCCGTTTATGCCGTCAAGTCCGGGCAAGTGATTGCCCCGTTCCCGCAACGCCCGGCAACCGGCCTCGGCTATTGGCTGATCAGCGGCAGAACGGCGCCGCGCACCCGGGCGAAACAGTCTTTTGGAGACTGGCTGAAGAAAGAGCTTCAAGCGTCCATCGGGCGTCCCAAGGGGGCTGATATGGTGGATGCTTAG
- a CDS encoding MerR family transcriptional regulator encodes MRISEASAKSGLSADTIRYYEKSGLVPAVERGTDGLRRFSPENVEWLILLYWLRKTGMPMREMQRFAALYRQGDTTTPERREVLLNHEKRLHRRRADLDRCQEVLAYKIAAYDKIEGGLS; translated from the coding sequence ATGCGCATATCCGAAGCATCGGCGAAATCGGGCCTCAGCGCCGATACCATCCGCTATTACGAGAAATCCGGTCTTGTCCCTGCCGTTGAGCGCGGGACGGATGGGTTGCGGCGCTTTTCTCCTGAAAACGTCGAGTGGCTCATTCTGCTTTACTGGCTTCGGAAAACCGGCATGCCGATGCGGGAAATGCAGCGCTTTGCGGCGCTTTACCGGCAAGGCGACACCACGACACCGGAGCGCCGGGAGGTGTTGCTGAACCACGAAAAGCGTCTGCACCGGCGGCGTGCCGATCTGGACCGCTGCCAGGAAGTGCTTGCCTACAAGATTGCAGCTTACGATAAAATTGAAGGAGGTCTGTCATGA
- a CDS encoding short chain dehydrogenase, translating to MKIILVGASGDVGRAAFDELSARHDIITAGRTSGDVRVDLASPESIRALYAQTGPVDAVISAAGEVEFARITDMTVDKFRFGLENKALTQISLVLAGLETVREGGSFTLTSGILDRDPVLMGAGAATANGALAGFVKSAAIDLQKDRRINVVSPGLLEVSADQYGAWFPGHERVPSRRVGLAYAKCVEGAITGQVVTVD from the coding sequence ATGAAGATCATTCTGGTCGGTGCGTCCGGCGACGTCGGCAGAGCTGCGTTTGACGAATTGTCAGCGCGTCACGACATCATCACAGCAGGTCGGACTTCGGGTGATGTCCGCGTGGATCTGGCGTCACCTGAAAGCATCCGCGCCCTTTATGCGCAGACCGGACCGGTCGATGCGGTCATTTCAGCTGCCGGCGAAGTTGAATTTGCGCGCATCACCGATATGACAGTCGACAAGTTTCGATTCGGCCTGGAAAACAAGGCGCTGACGCAGATCAGTCTTGTTCTTGCCGGGCTGGAGACGGTGCGCGAGGGCGGGTCGTTCACGCTGACCAGCGGCATCCTGGATCGCGATCCGGTCCTTATGGGGGCAGGCGCTGCAACGGCAAACGGTGCTTTGGCCGGGTTTGTGAAGTCGGCGGCAATCGATCTGCAAAAGGATCGGCGGATCAATGTTGTCAGCCCAGGCTTGCTGGAGGTATCTGCCGACCAGTATGGGGCGTGGTTCCCCGGCCATGAACGGGTGCCGTCGAGGCGCGTCGGTCTGGCTTATGCCAAATGCGTTGAAGGAGCGATAACGGGTCAGGTTGTGACGGTCGACTGA
- a CDS encoding Ig-like domain-containing protein, whose product MSTATDASPTAPGQGLLTFYLADADTNEIIRYLNPGETIDTSDYAGRNVTIAAEPTDGNAGIGSVELKLGGTTRVENVSPYALFGDTNGNFSGTSGFTSGAQELEIKVYGDANASGALLDSFSVPFTFGEGDPDNPADPEPDLVSVDPNALINQFDHVFFHFDGNNNDPDDIAAIPVAAVLAKAAGIEDKTTLLYGNNLAEANASDRKAKLDDGGDFAKELGLDAYNYQDDIDATTALLVDKLNSGEKILMIEGGPMEAAYRALEQTDPANHANITLLSHSSWNENRDVINNPSDPGLTEARTWDDIRDDFPGVTQIDIRDQNDGNNNDKGFNNQAWSWLDATDDPVLQDARAIMEPAGSTKKNDPSDAGMLFYALTGIENGTPQDARTFIESSPAFGGPGTPANSAPVANPDTAETTTDKAVVIDVLANDSDPDGDPLTIEITGQPAGGTAEVENGKIVYTPDTGSAGSQTVRYTVSDGNGAVSQETTVTVTVSDDAPDPEPDPDTTSEYLSFFFADTDTNEIITTLEDGDVLDAGLFEGRNVTIAATHIDDDSPVESVRLTMGSQSRLENVEPYALFGDTKGDFFDGTSLGEGTQDIEISVYDKDKGGGDLLESLTLQFTVDGGGLGLA is encoded by the coding sequence ATGAGTACAGCTACAGACGCGTCACCGACTGCTCCAGGTCAAGGGCTCCTGACCTTCTATCTGGCTGACGCGGACACAAACGAAATCATCCGATACTTAAATCCGGGAGAAACGATCGACACGTCCGACTACGCCGGGCGGAACGTTACGATTGCGGCCGAGCCCACAGATGGAAACGCTGGCATCGGCAGCGTGGAACTCAAGCTAGGCGGCACCACCCGGGTTGAAAATGTCAGTCCCTATGCGCTGTTCGGAGACACGAACGGCAACTTCAGCGGCACGAGCGGGTTTACGTCCGGCGCGCAAGAGCTGGAAATCAAGGTCTATGGCGACGCCAACGCATCGGGCGCGCTGCTCGATTCGTTTTCAGTGCCGTTCACTTTCGGTGAAGGCGACCCGGACAATCCGGCCGATCCGGAACCAGATCTGGTGAGCGTTGACCCAAACGCCCTGATCAATCAGTTCGATCATGTCTTTTTCCATTTCGACGGCAACAACAACGATCCGGATGATATTGCCGCGATTCCGGTGGCCGCCGTGCTGGCCAAGGCAGCCGGTATTGAAGACAAGACAACACTGCTTTACGGCAACAACCTCGCCGAGGCGAACGCAAGCGACCGCAAGGCAAAGCTTGATGACGGAGGTGACTTCGCAAAAGAACTCGGGCTGGACGCCTACAACTATCAGGACGATATCGACGCCACGACGGCGCTGCTCGTCGACAAGCTGAATTCCGGTGAGAAGATCCTGATGATCGAAGGTGGGCCGATGGAGGCTGCCTATCGCGCCCTTGAACAGACAGACCCCGCAAACCACGCGAACATTACGCTGCTATCGCATTCCAGCTGGAACGAAAACAGGGATGTCATCAACAATCCGAGCGATCCCGGCCTGACGGAGGCCCGGACCTGGGACGACATCCGGGACGACTTCCCAGGTGTCACGCAAATCGACATCCGGGACCAGAACGATGGCAACAACAACGACAAGGGCTTCAACAACCAGGCCTGGTCGTGGTTAGACGCCACGGATGATCCCGTTCTTCAGGACGCGCGCGCTATCATGGAGCCTGCGGGAAGTACGAAAAAGAACGACCCGTCCGACGCCGGGATGCTCTTTTATGCACTGACGGGGATCGAGAACGGCACGCCTCAGGATGCGAGGACTTTCATCGAGAGTTCGCCTGCCTTCGGTGGGCCCGGCACACCGGCAAACAGTGCCCCTGTCGCCAATCCGGATACGGCGGAAACCACAACTGACAAGGCCGTCGTGATCGATGTCCTGGCAAATGACAGCGATCCGGACGGTGATCCGCTGACAATCGAGATTACGGGACAACCGGCGGGCGGCACTGCCGAGGTCGAAAACGGCAAGATCGTCTATACTCCTGACACGGGATCGGCGGGTAGCCAGACTGTCCGCTACACGGTTTCCGACGGCAATGGCGCTGTCAGCCAAGAAACGACCGTGACGGTCACTGTCAGCGACGATGCCCCCGACCCGGAACCGGATCCGGACACCACCTCCGAGTATCTCTCGTTCTTCTTCGCCGACACGGATACAAACGAGATCATTACCACGCTCGAAGACGGTGACGTGTTGGATGCAGGGCTTTTCGAAGGGCGCAACGTAACCATCGCAGCCACGCACATTGACGACGACAGTCCAGTCGAAAGCGTTCGGCTGACGATGGGGTCGCAGTCCCGCCTTGAGAATGTCGAACCCTACGCCCTTTTCGGGGACACCAAGGGCGATTTCTTCGACGGGACAAGCCTGGGCGAAGGCACGCAAGACATCGAAATCAGTGTCTATGACAAGGACAAGGGCGGTGGCGACCTGCTCGAGTCTCTTACCCTGCAATTCACTGTCGACGGCGGCGGCCTCGGATTGGCTTGA
- the lepA gene encoding translation elongation factor 4 yields MTTKTLSNIRNFSIVAHIDHGKSTLADRLIQMTGTMTDREMTEQVLDSMDIERERGITIKAQTVRLIYDAKDGQQYTLNLIDTPGHVDFAYEVSRSLAACEGSLLVVDASQGVEAQTLANVYQAIDNDHEIVTVLNKIDLPAAEPDRIKEQIEDVIGIDASDACMISAKTGLGVEDVLEAIVHKLPAPEGDPDETLKAMLVDSWYDTYLGVMVLVRVINGSLKKGQKIKMMGTGASYDVDRVGVMTPKFIQVDELRSGEIGVITGSIKEVADTRVGDTITLDKKPCADPLPGFKPAQPVVFCGLFPVDANDFEDLRAAMGKLRLNDASFSFEMETSAALGFGFRCGFLGLLHLEIIQERLSREFNLDLIATAPSVVYQMTLTDGKDIDLHNPADMPDVVKISEIREPWIRATIMTPDEYLGAILKLCQERRGIQVDLSYVGTRAMVSYDLPLNEVVFDFYDRLKSVSKGYASFDYQISDYRAGDLVKMSILVNEEPVDALSVLVHRSQAERRGRAMCEKLKDLIPRHMFKIPIQAALGGRVIARETIAALRKDVTAKCYGGDATRKRKLLEKQKAGKKKMRQFGKVEIPQEAFIQALKMDE; encoded by the coding sequence ATGACGACGAAGACGCTTTCCAACATTCGAAATTTCTCCATCGTTGCGCATATCGATCATGGCAAATCGACCCTGGCCGACCGCCTGATCCAGATGACCGGAACGATGACCGATCGCGAGATGACCGAGCAGGTGCTCGATTCGATGGATATCGAGCGCGAGCGCGGTATTACCATCAAGGCACAGACGGTACGGCTGATTTATGACGCCAAGGACGGCCAGCAATATACGCTGAACCTGATCGACACACCGGGACACGTGGATTTCGCCTATGAGGTGTCCCGCTCTCTTGCTGCCTGCGAAGGCTCTCTTCTCGTCGTCGACGCGTCGCAAGGTGTGGAAGCGCAGACGCTCGCCAACGTTTATCAGGCGATCGACAACGATCATGAGATCGTCACGGTCCTGAACAAGATCGACCTGCCTGCCGCCGAACCGGACAGGATCAAGGAGCAGATCGAGGACGTAATCGGCATCGATGCGTCAGATGCCTGCATGATTTCCGCGAAGACTGGTCTTGGCGTTGAAGATGTTCTGGAAGCGATCGTGCACAAGCTGCCGGCGCCCGAAGGCGATCCGGATGAGACGCTCAAGGCGATGCTGGTCGACAGCTGGTATGACACATATCTCGGCGTGATGGTCCTCGTGCGTGTCATCAACGGCTCGCTGAAAAAGGGCCAGAAGATCAAGATGATGGGGACCGGGGCGTCTTACGATGTCGATCGGGTCGGCGTCATGACACCCAAATTCATCCAGGTGGACGAGCTGCGTTCCGGTGAAATCGGGGTCATCACCGGTTCCATCAAGGAAGTGGCCGACACACGTGTGGGTGATACGATCACGCTCGACAAAAAGCCCTGTGCGGACCCTCTGCCGGGCTTCAAACCCGCACAGCCGGTTGTTTTCTGTGGTCTCTTCCCGGTCGATGCCAACGACTTTGAAGACCTGCGCGCCGCCATGGGCAAATTGCGTCTCAACGATGCGAGCTTTTCCTTCGAAATGGAAACTTCTGCCGCGCTCGGGTTCGGTTTCCGCTGTGGCTTCCTCGGCCTTCTTCATCTGGAGATCATTCAGGAAAGGCTGTCGCGCGAGTTCAATCTCGACCTGATCGCAACTGCCCCGTCCGTTGTCTATCAGATGACCCTGACCGACGGCAAAGACATAGACCTGCACAATCCTGCGGACATGCCGGATGTGGTCAAGATCTCCGAGATCCGGGAGCCCTGGATCCGCGCGACGATCATGACACCGGACGAGTATCTTGGCGCGATCCTGAAGTTGTGCCAGGAGCGGCGCGGCATTCAGGTGGACCTGTCCTATGTCGGAACCCGCGCCATGGTTTCCTACGACCTGCCGCTCAACGAAGTGGTTTTCGACTTTTATGACCGGCTGAAGTCGGTTTCCAAAGGTTACGCGTCCTTCGACTACCAGATCTCGGACTACCGCGCGGGCGACCTCGTCAAGATGTCGATCCTGGTCAACGAGGAACCAGTCGACGCGCTCTCCGTTCTGGTTCACCGCAGCCAGGCGGAACGCCGCGGCCGCGCCATGTGCGAAAAGCTCAAGGATCTGATCCCACGGCATATGTTCAAGATCCCGATCCAGGCAGCTCTTGGGGGGCGTGTCATCGCCCGTGAAACCATCGCCGCGCTGCGCAAGGACGTGACCGCAAAATGCTACGGCGGCGACGCCACCCGTAAGCGCAAGCTTCTGGAAAAGCAGAAAGCGGGCAAGAAGAAGATGCGCCAGTTCGGCAAGGTCGAGATCCCGCAGGAAGCCTTCATCCAGGCCCTCAAGATGGATGAGTGA
- a CDS encoding N-acetyltransferase family protein yields the protein MRIRHAEANDIPAILALYNHAVRETTAAWTGREETLDDRTAWYQGRVSKALPVIVAVDDEENVAGFASYGPFRSKEGYRHTAEHTVYVDPSRHRQGIGRALMVRILEIAAAEGIHVLVGGVDGDNHASIRLHEALGFDVSGRLPQTGTKFGRWLDLVFLTKVLGPKEAPQS from the coding sequence ATGCGTATTCGACATGCCGAGGCAAATGATATCCCAGCAATTCTGGCGCTTTACAATCACGCTGTGCGCGAGACGACAGCCGCCTGGACGGGGCGCGAGGAGACACTCGACGACCGGACGGCGTGGTACCAAGGCCGCGTAAGCAAGGCTCTGCCCGTTATCGTGGCGGTGGATGACGAGGAGAATGTCGCTGGTTTCGCCAGCTACGGACCTTTCCGGTCGAAGGAAGGCTATAGGCATACGGCCGAACACACAGTCTATGTTGACCCCTCAAGACACCGTCAGGGCATCGGCCGGGCGCTTATGGTTCGTATTCTTGAAATCGCCGCAGCTGAAGGCATTCACGTTCTCGTCGGCGGTGTCGACGGTGACAACCACGCGTCCATTCGTCTCCATGAGGCGCTCGGATTTGACGTCAGTGGAAGACTACCTCAAACGGGAACGAAATTCGGCCGCTGGCTGGACCTGGTGTTTTTGACGAAAGTGCTCGGCCCGAAGGAAGCGCCCCAGAGCTAG
- the mepA gene encoding penicillin-insensitive murein endopeptidase — MTRRGRSARIIWKMSLAGQALAISVLLAGAATANIVPVPGTKPGGTTPSDYRPTLTIIAGVPVPTKKREVPEGYVATKPKLVLHSQFPAKNYFGAADGPAPLKARAIGSYAKGCLAGGASLPPDGPTWQAMRLSRNRNWGHPDLIDYLKDLAADAPKVGWNGLLVGDLAQPRGGPMLSGHASHQIGLDADIWLREMPNRRLTAEEREEISAISMLKGPLDIKGADRRVDPKKWSDTHARLIRRAASDKRVARIFVNPTIKKALCDFEKGKDRAWLRKVRPWWGHHYHFHVRLSCPNDSVGCKNQDPPPPGDGCGSHLTYWLSDEPWVPKNPPKAGEKPKVVKKRAMALAALPNACRTVLTAN, encoded by the coding sequence GTGACCCGACGCGGACGATCAGCCCGGATCATCTGGAAAATGTCGCTTGCCGGCCAGGCGCTGGCAATCAGCGTACTGCTGGCTGGTGCAGCGACCGCGAATATCGTGCCGGTTCCGGGCACGAAACCGGGTGGCACCACACCGTCTGATTATCGACCGACCCTCACGATCATTGCAGGCGTTCCCGTTCCTACCAAAAAACGCGAGGTGCCCGAGGGCTATGTAGCTACCAAGCCGAAACTGGTGCTGCATTCGCAATTTCCGGCAAAGAATTATTTCGGCGCTGCTGACGGGCCGGCGCCGCTCAAGGCGCGCGCTATCGGGTCCTACGCGAAGGGATGTCTTGCCGGTGGAGCCTCCCTGCCGCCGGACGGGCCGACATGGCAGGCCATGCGTTTGTCGCGGAACCGCAACTGGGGCCATCCGGACCTGATCGACTATCTGAAGGATCTGGCTGCCGACGCCCCAAAAGTCGGCTGGAATGGGCTTTTGGTCGGTGACCTGGCCCAGCCGCGCGGCGGACCGATGCTGTCCGGCCACGCCAGTCACCAGATCGGCCTTGATGCCGATATCTGGCTACGGGAAATGCCGAACAGGCGCCTCACTGCAGAAGAGCGCGAAGAAATCTCCGCTATTTCGATGCTCAAGGGCCCGCTTGACATCAAAGGCGCCGACCGCAGGGTTGATCCAAAAAAATGGTCCGACACCCATGCGCGTCTCATCCGCCGGGCGGCTTCCGACAAGCGTGTCGCCCGGATCTTCGTCAATCCGACAATCAAAAAGGCGCTTTGCGATTTTGAAAAGGGCAAGGACCGTGCCTGGCTGCGCAAGGTGCGCCCCTGGTGGGGCCACCATTATCATTTCCATGTCAGGCTTTCGTGTCCGAACGACAGCGTCGGCTGCAAGAACCAGGATCCGCCGCCTCCCGGCGACGGCTGCGGCTCTCACCTGACCTATTGGCTGTCCGATGAACCCTGGGTGCCGAAAAACCCTCCCAAGGCAGGCGAAAAACCGAAAGTGGTCAAGAAGCGTGCGATGGCTCTTGCCGCCCTGCCAAATGCCTGCCGGACAGTGCTGACGGCAAATTGA
- a CDS encoding patatin-like phospholipase family protein — translation MTQKKRFILSIDGGGVRGLIPLRVLESLESRLGQRGVNKPLHQVFDLMAGTSTGGLIAAGLSAPRPGGTAGEAAATIAELREFYERESRDIFKSSITARLSRAVTNPLGLFDETYDARPLEKLLKERFGWTSMASALTKLVLTAYDIEQRKAVFMTNGLEENGSRPDDYYFWQAVRATTAAPSYFEPARIENLTRKREEAMVDGGVFMSDPAIAAYLESRKLGWDQDEIVILSLGTGRAPERPFSYQDAIGWGALGWMQPSKGVPILSIFSDGQTQTAAYQAQHLFAELPNVSYHRLNAVLEPEAEDFDNARPGNIILLNGAADRVIRDNTVLLDELADLLKAEHETAETDASSSDLVHAA, via the coding sequence ATGACCCAGAAAAAGCGATTTATTTTATCAATTGACGGCGGCGGTGTCCGCGGACTCATCCCCTTGCGTGTTCTGGAATCGCTGGAAAGCCGCCTTGGCCAACGCGGCGTGAACAAACCCCTGCACCAGGTGTTCGACCTGATGGCTGGGACGTCCACCGGGGGCCTGATTGCAGCGGGGCTGAGCGCTCCGCGACCGGGTGGCACGGCCGGTGAAGCGGCAGCGACTATTGCGGAGCTTCGGGAGTTTTATGAGCGCGAGTCGCGGGACATTTTCAAGAGCTCCATCACCGCTCGGCTTTCGCGCGCGGTCACCAATCCGCTTGGGCTGTTTGATGAGACTTATGATGCCCGGCCGCTGGAAAAGCTGCTCAAGGAGCGTTTCGGCTGGACGTCCATGGCGAGCGCGCTGACGAAGCTGGTGCTGACCGCATATGATATCGAACAGCGCAAGGCCGTCTTCATGACCAATGGACTGGAAGAAAACGGAAGCCGGCCTGACGACTATTACTTCTGGCAGGCGGTACGCGCCACAACGGCCGCGCCGTCCTATTTCGAGCCGGCCCGCATTGAAAACCTTACCCGGAAGCGGGAAGAAGCCATGGTCGATGGCGGTGTCTTCATGAGCGATCCGGCGATTGCCGCATACCTGGAGAGCCGCAAGCTTGGCTGGGACCAGGACGAGATCGTCATTCTTTCGCTTGGAACGGGCCGTGCGCCGGAACGCCCCTTTTCTTATCAGGATGCGATCGGCTGGGGTGCGCTCGGCTGGATGCAGCCTTCCAAGGGCGTGCCGATCCTGTCGATTTTTTCCGACGGCCAGACGCAGACCGCAGCCTACCAGGCGCAGCATCTCTTCGCTGAGTTGCCCAATGTCAGCTATCACCGGCTAAACGCAGTGCTTGAGCCGGAGGCCGAAGACTTCGACAACGCACGCCCCGGGAACATCATTTTGCTCAATGGTGCGGCCGACCGCGTCATTCGCGACAACACGGTCCTGCTTGATGAGCTGGCCGATCTGTTGAAAGCGGAGCATGAAACAGCGGAAACGGATGCATCCTCTTCTGATCTGGTGCATGCTGCCTAG
- a CDS encoding M20/M25/M40 family metallo-hydrolase: MNIELLRRLCETPGVPGHEHRVRELIQDEIKGLFDEVAVDPMGSLLCRRNSRKAPKKGEPKKVMLLCHMDEIGFLVSHVTDRGFLHVQPVGGFDARNLFSRRVLVSTDDGDFKGVMNPGGKPIHISSPEERKKVPEPKDFVIDIGLGDKAKEVVRVGDMVTMDEPLIEIGDKVVSKALDNRIACWLGVEAIKGLGKSRHECEIHVAFTCQEEVGLRGARTSSFAVKPDIGLGIDTTLSCDTPGVPEQDRTTVQGAGFGLHVKDSSFIADRDLVKEFEALATKEKIPFQRTMLAAGGQDGAAAQQAAAGAKAVGIVVGTRYIHTVTEMIHKSDLQAALDVLVAYLKKA, from the coding sequence ATGAATATCGAACTACTCCGCCGCCTTTGTGAAACGCCGGGCGTGCCAGGCCACGAACATCGCGTTCGCGAGCTCATTCAGGATGAGATCAAAGGTCTTTTCGACGAGGTCGCAGTTGACCCGATGGGATCGCTCCTGTGCCGCCGAAACAGCCGCAAAGCGCCCAAGAAGGGCGAGCCGAAAAAGGTCATGCTGCTCTGTCATATGGACGAGATCGGCTTCCTGGTTTCGCATGTCACCGACAGGGGATTTCTGCACGTCCAGCCCGTTGGCGGGTTCGATGCCCGGAACCTGTTCTCGCGGCGGGTCCTGGTTTCAACCGACGACGGTGACTTCAAGGGCGTCATGAACCCGGGCGGCAAGCCGATCCACATTTCGTCACCCGAAGAGCGCAAGAAGGTTCCCGAGCCCAAGGACTTCGTGATCGACATCGGTCTGGGTGACAAGGCCAAGGAGGTCGTCAGGGTTGGTGACATGGTGACCATGGATGAACCGCTGATCGAGATCGGCGACAAGGTCGTCTCCAAGGCACTGGACAATCGCATCGCCTGCTGGCTTGGTGTCGAGGCCATCAAGGGTCTTGGAAAGTCCAGGCACGAATGTGAGATCCACGTGGCATTCACCTGCCAGGAAGAGGTCGGCCTGCGCGGCGCGCGGACCTCGTCGTTTGCCGTCAAACCCGATATCGGACTGGGCATCGATACAACGCTTTCCTGCGATACGCCGGGCGTTCCCGAACAGGACCGCACAACGGTGCAGGGAGCGGGCTTCGGACTTCACGTCAAGGATTCCAGCTTCATAGCCGACCGGGACCTTGTGAAGGAATTCGAGGCGCTTGCCACAAAGGAAAAGATCCCGTTCCAGCGCACCATGCTCGCTGCAGGCGGTCAGGATGGCGCTGCCGCGCAACAGGCGGCAGCAGGGGCCAAGGCGGTCGGGATCGTCGTCGGCACCCGCTATATTCACACAGTCACCGAAATGATCCACAAATCGGATTTGCAGGCGGCGCTCGACGTACTCGTGGCTTACCTAAAGAAAGCCTGA
- a CDS encoding NIPSNAP family protein, with the protein MITCYIKYEINPARAAEFEEYARMWMPLVEKFGGTHHGYYLPHESPNDLAVCLFSFPSLAAYETYRTMSLEDEDCQKAIKFAETMDCIRRYDRHFLRPVERQD; encoded by the coding sequence TTGATAACCTGTTACATCAAATACGAAATCAACCCGGCAAGAGCCGCCGAATTTGAGGAATACGCACGCATGTGGATGCCGCTTGTCGAAAAATTCGGCGGAACGCATCACGGCTACTATCTGCCGCACGAAAGCCCGAACGACCTTGCCGTCTGTCTGTTCTCTTTCCCATCTCTTGCCGCCTACGAAACCTATCGCACAATGAGCCTGGAGGACGAAGACTGCCAGAAAGCCATCAAATTCGCAGAGACGATGGATTGTATCCGAAGATACGATCGCCACTTCCTGCGCCCCGTCGAGCGGCAAGACTGA